A part of Leptospira congkakensis genomic DNA contains:
- a CDS encoding PrsW family intramembrane metalloprotease: protein MINQISLSSLVIFLINFLTLGFYYSFYRFHFYRYTESFLQYTAFAFSFFSAGVAIGLQAFLLQWIPDGSPAWNAFFLSSFVEEFAKLLGIYLFFRKNQDEFTVTDGIFYGLVLGGGFGFVENILYFINTGLWSQVLRSITVLPIHMMNGGIIGAYLMMFLFHKNPIFKWGKITFGFLVCVGIHGFYNLSLSQELNLLVVLPICILSLFFLLELIIAKSRILVPGHILNLMNMNMEQYEILSRHNRHEGWIQNIQKHISTDGIKLLQYPNLRHSILTIFFLVPSVLSVYFLYESPNLISQKFPDLAVQNYFALFFMYPLILSLMFFFAGVLNPYFFRDRMLAVPLFSSVDLHTNGSEENSAIFHIQANMFYLPTSQMYPENTKVKFDLWIGLDCFVGLSGTILWCKENEEGNCGAMCQLERIPFLFLIKWHYLRFRQNFKNLFLRKVMVN, encoded by the coding sequence ATGATCAATCAAATTTCGCTATCCAGCTTGGTCATTTTTCTCATCAATTTTTTAACCTTAGGTTTCTATTATTCCTTTTACCGGTTTCATTTTTACAGATATACCGAATCCTTTTTGCAATACACGGCCTTCGCCTTTTCTTTTTTTAGCGCTGGTGTTGCCATTGGTTTACAAGCTTTTTTACTCCAATGGATTCCTGACGGTAGTCCTGCCTGGAATGCTTTTTTTCTATCTTCATTTGTTGAGGAATTTGCCAAACTATTAGGGATCTATTTATTTTTTAGAAAGAATCAAGATGAGTTTACAGTTACGGATGGAATTTTTTACGGACTCGTGTTAGGTGGAGGATTTGGATTTGTAGAAAATATTTTGTATTTTATCAATACAGGACTCTGGTCTCAAGTGCTTCGTTCCATCACTGTATTACCCATCCATATGATGAATGGTGGAATTATCGGTGCTTATCTGATGATGTTTTTGTTTCACAAAAATCCCATTTTCAAATGGGGAAAAATTACTTTTGGTTTTTTAGTTTGTGTTGGGATACATGGATTTTATAATCTTTCCCTTTCCCAAGAGTTGAATTTGTTAGTAGTCCTTCCGATTTGTATCCTTTCTCTTTTCTTTTTATTGGAACTGATCATAGCAAAGTCACGAATTCTAGTGCCTGGGCATATTTTGAATTTGATGAATATGAATATGGAACAATATGAAATTTTGAGTCGTCATAACAGACATGAGGGTTGGATTCAAAACATTCAAAAACATATATCTACAGATGGAATCAAACTTTTACAATACCCAAATCTTCGCCATTCCATCTTAACGATTTTCTTTTTAGTTCCAAGTGTTCTTTCTGTTTATTTTTTATATGAGTCACCAAATCTAATTTCACAAAAATTCCCAGACCTAGCTGTTCAGAATTATTTTGCACTTTTTTTTATGTATCCATTGATACTTTCTCTCATGTTTTTCTTTGCTGGTGTTTTAAATCCTTATTTCTTTCGAGATCGGATGCTCGCGGTTCCTCTTTTTAGTTCAGTTGATTTACATACAAATGGTTCGGAAGAAAACTCCGCTATCTTTCATATCCAAGCCAATATGTTTTATCTTCCTACCTCACAGATGTATCCAGAAAATACAAAAGTAAAATTTGATCTTTGGATTGGTTTGGATTGTTTTGTTGGGCTTTCAGGAACAATTCTTTGGTGTAAGGAAAACGAAGAAGGAAATTGCGGCGCGATGTGCCAACTAGAAAGGATTCCTTTTTTGTTTCTGATCAAATGGCATTATTTAAGATTCAGACAAAATTTCAAAAATCTTTTTTTACGCAAAGTAATGGTGAATTAA
- a CDS encoding lipoprotein signal peptidase, whose translation MNLPKTPFFSVFKPGYLAFVAFGLFLDLTSKYVIITKMLYHESIPVLGDFFRLSLTFNTGFVFGLFQNNALPSLFATGFAIIFLIFYRWQNADLGNAWGWNFVMAGAFGNFLDKFFVKIPGVGFRFGFTPEKPGIEYIGVVDFLDFEWPDFLLFDRWPAFNVADSCVSIGIVILLLTMDWKELDKK comes from the coding sequence ATGAATCTACCTAAAACTCCATTTTTTTCGGTTTTTAAACCAGGATACCTTGCTTTTGTAGCTTTTGGACTCTTTTTGGATTTAACTTCCAAATACGTCATCATTACTAAAATGTTATATCATGAAAGTATACCCGTGTTAGGTGATTTTTTCAGATTGTCTTTAACTTTCAACACGGGATTTGTTTTTGGCCTTTTTCAAAACAATGCACTTCCGTCTCTTTTTGCGACAGGGTTTGCGATTATCTTTCTAATTTTTTACCGTTGGCAAAATGCTGATTTAGGAAATGCCTGGGGTTGGAATTTTGTGATGGCTGGAGCTTTTGGTAACTTCTTAGATAAGTTTTTTGTAAAGATCCCTGGGGTTGGATTTCGTTTTGGATTCACACCTGAAAAACCAGGAATTGAGTATATCGGAGTCGTGGATTTTTTAGACTTTGAATGGCCTGATTTTTTACTTTTTGACCGTTGGCCTGCCTTCAATGTTGCAGACTCTTGTGTTTCGATAGGAATTGTGATTCTGCTACTTACTATGGACTGGAAAGAATTAGATAAAAAATAA
- a CDS encoding SpoIIE family protein phosphatase, whose translation MNKSKTKTTNSLRFKIGLFYSLLAFLNIIFFTVMIFENQSDLLLKNFQFQSENLANTILADIQTIGLSGERDETYDVFRKTLKLYEIGNFSIFEADGKIILSEPETGPDVKGITDAVLKKTKEVSSDKEGNLFKARYSLDLNESDFTVDFLLPVKLSDSREVFLFTHFNISSIQDRLKQLYIQVGYAVLWGVVFHIIFAILVYRAIFKRVGSLEVASKGMATGNLQSRVDWNFKSNDELDSLGKSFNLMAEEIQNKVTTITRLNEEINQELQIGKEVQELFLPSVKKFKKFNIGKLYRPMREVSGDLYQYFQVPEKNFYGFFLADASGHGVSAALVTVVMAMSLQAIMKENHSAIQAINQLGEVIANRLQASFFATGVFVVFEEPGVVKFVNAGHNAPFIVRPSTKEITYIDSSGPPLGMGDDIQYSLDSFPVLPGDKIVLYTDGVVETPIKEGGLFGLERFTEIVLENIHLSNSEIVEKAMELLEEKHEEYKDDVTMIILDVPE comes from the coding sequence GTGAACAAAAGCAAAACCAAAACGACGAATTCCTTACGCTTTAAGATTGGACTCTTTTATTCCCTTCTTGCCTTTCTCAATATCATCTTTTTTACGGTGATGATCTTCGAAAACCAATCGGACTTACTTCTCAAAAACTTCCAGTTCCAGTCGGAAAACCTTGCCAATACCATCCTTGCGGACATCCAAACCATTGGTCTCTCCGGCGAAAGGGATGAAACGTATGATGTCTTTCGAAAAACTTTAAAACTATATGAGATTGGGAATTTTTCCATTTTTGAAGCAGATGGAAAAATCATTTTATCGGAACCTGAAACAGGTCCAGATGTAAAAGGAATCACTGACGCAGTTTTGAAAAAAACAAAAGAAGTGTCTTCCGACAAGGAAGGCAATCTATTTAAGGCTCGTTATAGTTTAGATTTAAACGAATCTGATTTTACCGTAGATTTCCTTTTACCGGTCAAACTTTCTGATTCCAGAGAGGTTTTCCTTTTCACACATTTTAATATTTCCTCTATCCAAGACAGATTGAAACAACTCTATATCCAAGTAGGCTATGCGGTTCTTTGGGGAGTTGTTTTTCATATTATTTTTGCGATTTTAGTGTACCGTGCTATCTTCAAACGAGTTGGTTCCTTGGAAGTTGCTTCAAAAGGTATGGCTACCGGAAATTTACAATCTAGAGTGGATTGGAATTTCAAAAGTAACGATGAGTTGGATAGTTTAGGTAAGTCATTTAATTTAATGGCGGAAGAAATCCAAAACAAGGTAACTACCATTACGCGGCTTAACGAAGAAATCAACCAAGAACTTCAAATTGGTAAAGAAGTCCAAGAGTTGTTTTTACCATCCGTTAAAAAATTTAAAAAATTCAATATTGGAAAACTCTATCGTCCCATGCGGGAAGTTTCGGGAGATTTATACCAATACTTCCAAGTTCCTGAAAAAAACTTTTATGGGTTCTTTTTGGCAGATGCATCCGGACACGGTGTTTCAGCTGCTCTTGTAACGGTCGTTATGGCAATGTCTTTACAAGCCATCATGAAAGAGAATCATTCTGCCATCCAGGCCATCAACCAACTGGGAGAAGTCATAGCCAATAGATTACAAGCATCCTTTTTTGCTACCGGTGTATTTGTTGTTTTTGAGGAACCGGGTGTCGTTAAGTTTGTCAACGCAGGTCACAACGCTCCTTTTATTGTCCGTCCTTCTACAAAAGAAATTACCTATATCGATAGTTCAGGCCCACCACTTGGGATGGGCGATGACATCCAGTATTCACTCGATTCCTTCCCAGTCCTTCCTGGTGATAAAATTGTCCTTTATACAGATGGAGTTGTAGAAACTCCCATCAAAGAAGGAGGACTTTTTGGATTAGAAAGGTTCACTGAAATCGTTCTAGAAAACATCCATCTTTCTAATTCCGAAATTGTAGAAAAGGCAATGGAACTACTCGAAGAAAAACATGAGGAATATAAGGATGATGTCACCATGATTATCCTTGATGTGCCGGAATGA
- a CDS encoding AAA family ATPase produces MADYILSEDLKEAVQVAEITKRPLLLKGEPGTGKTLLASFLAETKKLPFYRWHIKSTSLAKEGLYFYDAVSRLNDSRFPEEEAMIRVRDVKNYIRLGALGEAFSQKDKAVVLIDEIDKADIEFPNDLLLELDKMEFFIPETKEHIIAKERPIVIITSNNEKELPDAFLRRCIFHYIEFPKREAMKEIIKAHYPSIETEFMEKALAMFYSIRRIESLRKKPSTSELLDWIQVLLVSGETLDSSKIPFAGSLFKSEEDYRVHLN; encoded by the coding sequence ATGGCTGATTACATCCTGTCCGAAGATCTGAAAGAAGCGGTCCAAGTGGCGGAAATTACAAAACGACCGCTCCTCCTCAAAGGGGAACCTGGAACAGGAAAAACTCTACTTGCGAGTTTCCTTGCCGAAACTAAAAAACTTCCATTCTACAGATGGCATATCAAATCTACGAGTTTGGCAAAAGAAGGGCTATATTTTTACGATGCCGTTTCTCGCCTAAATGACTCCCGTTTTCCAGAAGAAGAAGCCATGATCCGAGTGAGAGATGTGAAAAATTACATCCGTCTCGGGGCACTCGGGGAAGCCTTTTCTCAAAAAGACAAAGCGGTAGTTCTTATCGATGAAATTGATAAAGCGGATATCGAATTTCCAAACGACTTACTTTTAGAATTAGACAAAATGGAATTTTTCATTCCAGAAACCAAAGAACATATCATCGCTAAAGAAAGACCCATCGTCATCATCACTTCAAATAATGAAAAAGAACTTCCCGATGCATTCCTCAGACGATGTATCTTCCATTACATTGAATTTCCCAAAAGGGAAGCCATGAAAGAAATCATCAAGGCCCATTACCCATCCATCGAAACCGAATTTATGGAAAAGGCGCTCGCAATGTTTTATTCCATTCGAAGGATCGAAAGCCTAAGAAAAAAACCTTCCACAAGCGAACTTCTAGATTGGATCCAAGTATTACTTGTCTCAGGAGAAACTTTGGATTCTAGCAAAATTCCTTTTGCAGGTTCTTTATTCAAATCAGAAGAAGACTACCGAGTCCATTTGAACTAA
- a CDS encoding STAS domain-containing protein, with product MNFTTKQVKNHTVVTLEGSLDIYSAPALKKELHKIIDDGAESVAIDMVNIKLLDSSGIALLANLQKKLKSEEGQFFLLNVSQDVMVILKLSSLDKFFTILGGESELP from the coding sequence ATGAATTTCACAACAAAACAAGTTAAAAATCATACAGTTGTTACTCTAGAGGGTTCCCTCGACATTTATTCTGCGCCTGCACTTAAAAAAGAACTCCATAAAATCATCGATGACGGGGCCGAATCGGTAGCAATTGATATGGTCAATATCAAACTATTGGATTCCTCTGGAATTGCCCTTCTCGCAAACCTCCAAAAGAAACTTAAATCGGAAGAAGGTCAGTTTTTCCTTCTGAATGTAAGCCAAGACGTAATGGTAATTTTGAAATTGTCTAGTTTGGACAAATTTTTTACGATCCTCGGTGGAGAATCGGAACTTCCATAA
- a CDS encoding ABC1 kinase family protein → MKPKQNRSISIYFFVIRTWFEYLFLSKIKKKITSQTKYEKVRIKFLTRKGKETKNLFFQLGGVYIKIGQFVSNLFHILPEEFLWELQDLQDKIPPRDFEDIDKRWIHDYKKSMSEIFTDLDKTSYASASTAQVHIGYYNEKKVAIKTLYPGIEEDAIRDLKTISRVLWLVDRFVFKISAKEVNEQLNVMIRSELDLRSELKNLKYTKQLFALEKDFFFPIPVDELCNKHTLVTEFVEGKKIYELGVSESHTKKNPNLEKLIRAYILMIFDYRFFHADPHPGNLIFMETGELCFIDFGAVQSISEEETQILEKILIGAMRKDYHLITESLFALGAVTESLSKEELIQIVKYSLEKLNRILDSTDHFRNIGLDTLRPQEDLRFLKEIQVSLKRLLSSLKLPPNFLSLHRVLALLLGNSSYLDPTRSMIDYAEKPFSQIVLKGSALKKLWKDEGEEFITSLFSLPKEFNEFLYKWNRGEFQTPDSRKEELRLKEIFTFGALGSIFFFFGMYYSEKFWKEPSILFYILSGLSFWSLAKSSLSYWKQK, encoded by the coding sequence ATGAAACCAAAACAAAACAGGTCTATTTCTATTTATTTTTTTGTCATTCGAACTTGGTTTGAATATCTATTCTTAAGTAAAATCAAAAAAAAAATTACCTCTCAAACAAAATATGAAAAAGTCCGAATCAAATTTCTCACTAGAAAAGGAAAAGAAACAAAAAATCTATTCTTTCAGTTAGGTGGAGTTTATATAAAAATTGGTCAGTTTGTTAGCAATTTATTCCATATTCTACCTGAAGAATTTTTATGGGAACTTCAAGATTTACAAGACAAAATCCCACCTCGAGATTTCGAAGATATCGACAAACGTTGGATTCATGATTACAAAAAATCCATGTCAGAAATTTTTACCGATTTAGACAAAACTTCTTATGCTAGTGCCTCTACCGCACAAGTTCATATTGGATATTACAACGAAAAAAAAGTGGCCATCAAAACTTTGTATCCTGGGATTGAAGAAGATGCCATTCGGGATTTAAAAACCATATCTCGCGTTCTTTGGTTAGTCGATAGATTTGTGTTTAAAATTTCTGCAAAGGAAGTAAACGAACAATTAAATGTTATGATTCGTTCCGAACTCGACCTCCGCAGCGAACTAAAAAATTTAAAATACACCAAACAATTATTCGCACTTGAGAAGGATTTCTTTTTCCCCATTCCCGTTGATGAACTTTGTAACAAACACACCTTAGTCACAGAGTTTGTAGAGGGGAAAAAAATATATGAATTAGGAGTTTCCGAGTCACATACAAAAAAGAATCCTAATTTAGAAAAACTCATTCGCGCTTATATCTTAATGATCTTTGATTACCGGTTTTTTCACGCAGATCCTCATCCTGGAAATTTAATTTTTATGGAAACCGGTGAACTTTGTTTTATTGATTTTGGCGCCGTACAATCCATCTCTGAAGAAGAAACTCAGATTTTAGAAAAAATTCTAATCGGTGCTATGCGAAAAGACTACCACTTAATTACGGAATCCTTATTCGCATTGGGAGCCGTGACGGAATCTTTGTCCAAAGAAGAACTCATTCAGATTGTCAAATACTCACTTGAAAAATTGAATCGAATTTTAGACTCCACCGACCACTTTAGAAACATTGGATTGGATACGCTCCGACCCCAAGAAGACCTTCGTTTTTTAAAAGAGATTCAAGTCAGTTTGAAACGCCTTCTTTCTAGCCTAAAACTCCCACCGAATTTTTTAAGTCTCCACCGCGTACTCGCTTTGTTACTCGGAAATTCATCTTATTTGGATCCAACTCGCTCTATGATTGATTATGCTGAAAAACCATTTTCTCAGATTGTTTTAAAGGGCAGTGCATTGAAAAAACTTTGGAAGGATGAAGGAGAAGAATTTATCACCAGTCTTTTTTCTCTACCAAAGGAATTTAACGAATTTTTATACAAATGGAACCGTGGAGAGTTCCAAACTCCCGATTCCAGAAAAGAAGAACTAAGACTCAAAGAAATATTCACCTTTGGCGCTCTCGGTTCGATATTTTTCTTTTTCGGAATGTATTATTCGGAAAAATTCTGGAAAGAACCAAGCATATTATTTTATATACTATCAGGACTTAGTTTTTGGTCTTTAGCCAAATCAAGTCTCAGTTATTGGAAACAAAAATAA
- a CDS encoding LB_137 family protein: MVLDTHISFLSRIRATLPLILLIFGSSSVIADKIRLKSGEVLNGKVVNVTASHVEWQDQGKRYKFLNGDVLGIDVGYDGLPACADYKTFGVEDCDLILTKLTKTAASFSKKSSPLELEIIPLKKIATLKITAESGFPMERYIDPGAKGKWVFGDKELVGNFKTLERGRIIIETETKSLESVDILDFKSFEIQNRSVIAKVIKEETPKVIPGYAPITEKKYGKAAFIFTGALLSGLGMLYEYNASVKAINNDMEYIPTADGRVLIFANTFSTDRYDFHRQRFLMYSVVFTSIITYSLIDSYYLGTMDSKKENAHSDANGVYLNPILDMKPNTNVFGTWNQLQKPYESLFYGFSFESKF; the protein is encoded by the coding sequence TTGGTTTTAGATACTCACATATCCTTTCTCTCCCGAATCCGGGCCACCCTTCCCCTCATCCTCTTGATTTTTGGTTCATCTTCTGTTATTGCAGATAAGATCCGATTAAAATCAGGGGAAGTACTGAATGGAAAGGTTGTGAATGTGACGGCATCGCATGTGGAATGGCAAGACCAAGGAAAACGTTATAAATTTTTAAATGGGGATGTACTTGGAATCGATGTGGGTTACGACGGACTTCCTGCCTGTGCGGACTACAAAACCTTTGGTGTGGAAGACTGCGATTTGATTCTCACCAAATTGACAAAAACAGCTGCTAGTTTCTCTAAAAAAAGTAGTCCTTTGGAATTAGAAATCATTCCCTTAAAAAAAATCGCAACTTTAAAAATTACTGCCGAGTCTGGATTCCCTATGGAGAGGTACATTGATCCAGGTGCCAAAGGTAAATGGGTTTTTGGTGACAAAGAACTTGTGGGAAATTTCAAAACCTTGGAACGCGGAAGGATCATTATTGAAACAGAAACCAAAAGTTTAGAATCAGTGGACATTTTAGATTTTAAATCTTTTGAAATTCAAAATAGATCTGTGATTGCCAAAGTGATCAAAGAAGAAACTCCCAAAGTCATTCCTGGTTATGCTCCGATCACAGAAAAAAAATATGGAAAAGCGGCTTTTATTTTTACCGGAGCATTACTCTCCGGCTTGGGAATGTTATACGAATACAATGCTTCTGTAAAAGCAATCAACAATGATATGGAGTATATTCCCACTGCTGATGGAAGAGTTTTAATTTTTGCCAATACCTTCAGTACAGATCGTTATGATTTTCATAGACAACGATTTCTTATGTATTCAGTTGTTTTCACATCCATCATAACTTACAGTTTAATTGATAGTTATTATCTAGGAACAATGGACTCGAAAAAAGAAAACGCACATTCCGATGCAAATGGAGTGTATTTAAATCCAATTTTAGATATGAAACCAAACACAAATGTTTTCGGAACTTGGAACCAATTGCAAAAACCGTATGAAAGTTTGTTTTATGGATTTAGTTTTGAATCAAAGTTTTAA
- a CDS encoding VWA domain-containing protein yields the protein MFLDFFYNLRRETVPCSTGELIAFLASVRKLTDPSGYMNLDQLYRVGRLNFAKDLKFYDSYDIAFTRTFGSWKEERIQFRDTLFQWLEENIPKHLSDSEKANAPHLSMEEVIEELKKRLAEQKERHDGGNKWVGTSGTSPFGNSGFNPNGISIGGNTEGEGSRSGVSLWNERKYKAYREDQILDTRSIQLALKELRFLKKEGRRELHVDKTINRTCENGGEIELVEERERKNSLRLVLIMDIGGSMTPHSDRVSKLFSASRGLYHFKEVHNYFFHNIFHEYLYADHEFQTRISLKQFEEKFRKNTKLIFVGDAYMAPYELMGTPYNPYAYNRSNPNEKERKAKSGLESLKELVGYFPESVWLNPEPKHFWGAPTIEAIEDVVSMFPLTIEGLRKAVKSLT from the coding sequence ATGTTTTTAGATTTTTTTTACAATCTACGCCGAGAAACTGTTCCCTGTTCTACGGGTGAACTCATTGCCTTCTTAGCCAGTGTAAGAAAACTCACGGACCCTTCCGGGTATATGAATTTGGATCAGTTGTACCGTGTAGGTCGCTTAAACTTTGCTAAAGATCTAAAATTTTATGATAGTTATGATATTGCCTTCACAAGAACATTTGGAAGTTGGAAAGAAGAACGAATCCAATTTAGAGACACCCTTTTCCAATGGTTAGAGGAAAACATCCCTAAACACTTAAGCGATTCTGAAAAAGCCAATGCTCCCCATTTGAGTATGGAAGAAGTAATAGAAGAATTGAAAAAACGTTTGGCCGAACAAAAAGAACGCCATGACGGAGGGAACAAATGGGTCGGAACATCGGGAACTTCTCCCTTTGGGAATTCAGGTTTCAATCCGAATGGAATTTCTATTGGTGGGAATACAGAAGGAGAAGGGAGTCGATCAGGGGTAAGTCTTTGGAACGAAAGAAAGTACAAAGCGTACCGTGAAGACCAAATTCTCGATACAAGATCCATCCAACTTGCTTTAAAAGAACTTCGGTTTTTAAAAAAGGAAGGAAGAAGGGAACTCCATGTAGACAAAACCATAAACCGGACTTGTGAGAATGGAGGTGAAATCGAACTCGTAGAAGAAAGAGAACGCAAAAACTCCCTTCGCCTTGTTCTCATCATGGATATTGGTGGGAGTATGACCCCTCATTCCGATAGAGTGAGTAAACTATTTAGTGCCAGTCGCGGTCTCTACCATTTCAAAGAAGTTCATAATTATTTTTTTCACAATATCTTCCACGAATATCTATATGCGGATCATGAATTTCAAACCAGAATTTCTCTAAAACAATTTGAGGAAAAATTTCGAAAGAACACAAAACTGATATTTGTCGGTGATGCTTATATGGCACCCTATGAACTTATGGGAACCCCCTATAATCCTTATGCTTACAATCGGTCCAACCCCAACGAAAAAGAAAGAAAGGCAAAAAGTGGACTCGAATCTCTCAAAGAACTAGTCGGATACTTTCCTGAATCAGTTTGGTTAAATCCCGAACCTAAACATTTTTGGGGAGCTCCGACTATCGAAGCCATCGAAGACGTTGTCTCCATGTTTCCTCTCACGATTGAGGGTTTGCGAAAAGCAGTAAAAAGCCTGACTTAA
- a CDS encoding tetratricopeptide repeat protein — MRKFFLFSLFFILFFFFAVASQAIVSVKLQELRFGILRDQLMNYQLSSKTLRERLKQMFLSKDDYMSEVKVNILESGIMNSETEGLDLKMATLDQFGLYVINSVRFLNFKPALELEEQQNTIIRLQFAFYMERTRKYPIASKKYQELEDSITSSLSDEMAFTLLHHGYCLVMMGEREKAFVKLTKTIDLFPGSHYAENASLLISFLEEGAKKKEELKTKKKSPEELAYSLFQSGDYEETLKTLENIPVLTKDQSYVKARAMEELGKTSSAVKEYIQLVKQKDNKEVAIRANRRLLLIGNFYQENKSLVAFSKEEANKLGDTKAAENIEEGKSLVLKPVIIEKVLKAETPTNLSAEETKELNQIKENIRESLEVSKGETTKLALVVSEEKIPMVPDVTPEKVIEKSPNTENLTVKKSVPKTPSKLKVKLRDGREVVCDEVRIEGNLATLQLGSFGLNLPYDLVVSVKVSGEQAQIKLVTGSGEKYESSQWNQNTSGDWTKPKSADEPVVRAEVKSFRL; from the coding sequence ATGAGAAAGTTTTTCCTCTTTTCTCTTTTTTTCATTCTGTTTTTTTTCTTCGCAGTGGCTTCGCAAGCCATCGTTAGTGTAAAATTACAAGAACTTCGATTTGGAATTCTAAGAGACCAACTGATGAATTACCAACTCTCGTCCAAAACCTTACGAGAGCGTTTGAAACAAATGTTCCTTTCCAAAGATGATTATATGTCTGAGGTAAAAGTGAATATTTTGGAATCAGGAATTATGAATTCTGAAACAGAAGGTTTAGATTTAAAAATGGCAACTTTAGACCAGTTTGGTCTTTATGTCATCAACTCAGTACGATTTTTAAATTTTAAACCTGCATTAGAACTCGAAGAACAACAAAATACAATCATCCGATTACAGTTTGCCTTTTATATGGAAAGGACAAGAAAATATCCGATTGCTTCTAAAAAATACCAAGAGTTGGAAGACTCCATTACTTCTTCCTTATCTGATGAAATGGCATTCACACTTCTGCACCATGGATATTGTTTGGTGATGATGGGGGAAAGGGAAAAGGCATTTGTCAAATTAACCAAAACCATTGATTTGTTTCCCGGCAGCCATTATGCGGAGAATGCCAGCCTTCTCATTAGTTTTTTAGAAGAAGGGGCAAAGAAAAAAGAAGAACTAAAAACAAAAAAGAAATCTCCTGAAGAGTTGGCTTATTCTCTTTTTCAAAGTGGAGATTACGAAGAAACTTTAAAAACCTTAGAAAATATTCCCGTTCTTACAAAAGACCAATCCTATGTCAAAGCACGCGCCATGGAAGAATTAGGAAAAACTTCCAGTGCAGTTAAAGAATACATCCAACTCGTAAAACAAAAAGATAACAAAGAAGTGGCGATTCGCGCCAACAGACGATTGTTACTAATTGGAAATTTTTACCAAGAAAACAAATCCCTAGTTGCTTTTTCAAAAGAAGAAGCGAATAAGTTAGGTGATACCAAAGCTGCTGAAAATATCGAAGAAGGAAAAAGTTTAGTATTAAAACCTGTCATCATAGAAAAGGTATTAAAAGCAGAAACCCCAACCAATCTCTCGGCGGAAGAAACCAAAGAACTAAACCAAATCAAAGAAAACATTCGTGAATCCCTGGAAGTATCCAAAGGGGAAACCACAAAACTTGCCCTTGTTGTATCGGAAGAAAAAATCCCAATGGTTCCTGATGTCACTCCCGAAAAGGTCATAGAGAAAAGCCCAAATACGGAAAACCTAACCGTAAAGAAATCGGTTCCCAAAACTCCATCCAAACTCAAAGTCAAACTAAGAGATGGGCGGGAAGTTGTTTGCGATGAAGTTCGTATCGAAGGAAATTTAGCAACCCTACAACTAGGTTCCTTTGGGCTGAATTTACCCTATGATCTAGTGGTTTCAGTTAAAGTTTCTGGAGAACAGGCACAAATCAAACTTGTGACAGGATCAGGCGAAAAGTATGAATCTAGCCAATGGAACCAAAATACTAGCGGGGATTGGACAAAGCCAAAATCTGCAGATGAGCCGGTAGTTCGCGCGGAAGTGAAGTCCTTCCGGCTCTAA
- a CDS encoding carbon-nitrogen hydrolase family protein: MAVIKIAIYQKNLHKRIGAEEISKIQQTKAHFLLLPEGFPHFFQGETPEIASKHEKEYQDQILEISENFPGVILGGSHYRKNEEGQLVSALPIVQSLVLVDFYEKKSPSNVNEPGVVKGKTESIFIMGGLRFGLLVGEDLENESIWEEFKKEDIEIVFYLSSADGKRSYEEDLTFFETLAKQKSIHLIRVCGPTEGKPARSLYASPSGINWKVGKMEEDKDVLKTLSVNVMRSYLL; this comes from the coding sequence ATGGCAGTCATCAAAATCGCAATTTATCAAAAGAACCTTCATAAACGTATTGGCGCAGAGGAAATTTCCAAAATCCAACAAACTAAGGCTCATTTTTTACTTTTACCAGAAGGTTTCCCTCATTTCTTTCAGGGGGAGACTCCTGAGATCGCATCCAAACACGAAAAAGAGTACCAAGACCAAATATTAGAAATTTCAGAAAATTTCCCAGGTGTCATTTTAGGTGGAAGCCATTACCGAAAAAATGAGGAAGGACAATTAGTATCTGCCCTTCCCATTGTCCAATCTCTAGTCCTTGTTGATTTTTATGAAAAAAAATCTCCATCCAATGTGAATGAACCTGGTGTGGTTAAAGGAAAAACGGAATCCATTTTTATTATGGGTGGATTACGGTTCGGATTGCTTGTTGGTGAAGACTTAGAAAACGAGTCCATTTGGGAAGAATTCAAAAAAGAAGATATCGAAATTGTATTTTATCTATCGAGTGCCGATGGAAAACGTTCTTATGAAGAAGATCTTACTTTCTTTGAAACATTGGCAAAACAAAAGTCTATTCATTTAATTCGTGTTTGTGGCCCAACGGAAGGAAAACCTGCAAGAAGTCTTTATGCCTCTCCTTCTGGAATCAATTGGAAAGTGGGAAAAATGGAAGAGGATAAAGACGTTTTAAAAACTTTGTCAGTAAATGTAATGAGAAGTTATTTATTATAA